Proteins encoded in a region of the Candidatus Rokuibacteriota bacterium genome:
- a CDS encoding LysR family transcriptional regulator: MEPKIKVWVTFEAVKFGDGRAALLDLIDSLGSISQAAARAGMSYRNLWGYLRELEAAAGFRFLERRRGGGPRGGTRLTGEGRAFLRRYRRFRRAMDLAATRHFRRSFPER; the protein is encoded by the coding sequence GTGGAACCGAAGATCAAGGTCTGGGTCACCTTCGAGGCGGTCAAGTTCGGCGACGGGCGCGCCGCGCTCCTCGACCTCATCGATTCGCTCGGCTCCATCAGCCAGGCCGCGGCGCGCGCCGGCATGTCGTACCGGAACCTCTGGGGCTACCTGCGCGAGCTCGAGGCCGCGGCCGGCTTCAGATTCCTCGAGCGGCGGCGCGGCGGAGGCCCCCGGGGCGGCACCCGGCTCACCGGCGAGGGCCGCGCGTTCCTGCGACGCTACCGGCGCTTCCGCCGCGCCATGGATCTGGCGGCAACCCGCCACTTCAGGCGGTCCTTCCCCGAGCGGTAG
- a CDS encoding sulfate transporter, with product MRLWGNEYDLREAAGAFGDLGTLIPFLVGYLTISKLDPVGVLVAFGLFKVVAGLYFRTPMPIQPMKAIGTVAISQAGAITPGAIWASGLFTGILWLVMGLTGAVSWIARLTSRPVVHGLVLGLGLAFMLEGLRLMADDSLMAILAVSLTFVLLSRERVPAMLILLLLGAAVAIARQPGLLGELGSMAFRFQLPRLALAHLRWEDTLTGVFVLGLPQAALTLGNAIITTVEENNTLFPDRRITVRHVAVDHGLMNLLGTSLGGVPMCHGAGGMAGHVRFGARTGGSLVILGVLVLFVGLFLADSAATLFKLFPSSVLGAILFFAGLELAAGSQGGGVDRNDRYVFLVTAGVSMWNMGAGYLAGLLLWHAIRRGWLRA from the coding sequence ATGAGACTCTGGGGCAACGAGTACGACCTGCGCGAGGCTGCGGGCGCCTTCGGCGACCTCGGCACCCTCATCCCCTTTCTCGTCGGTTACCTGACCATCAGCAAGCTCGACCCGGTGGGCGTGCTCGTGGCCTTTGGCCTCTTCAAGGTCGTGGCCGGCCTGTACTTCAGGACCCCCATGCCCATCCAGCCCATGAAGGCCATCGGGACCGTGGCCATCAGCCAGGCCGGCGCCATCACCCCGGGCGCCATCTGGGCCTCCGGCCTCTTCACGGGGATCCTCTGGCTGGTCATGGGGCTGACGGGCGCGGTGAGCTGGATCGCCCGACTCACGAGCCGCCCGGTCGTCCACGGACTCGTCCTGGGGCTGGGGCTCGCCTTCATGCTGGAAGGGCTCCGGCTCATGGCCGACGACTCCCTCATGGCGATCCTCGCCGTGAGCCTCACCTTCGTCCTGCTCTCGCGCGAGCGCGTCCCGGCCATGCTCATCCTCCTGCTCCTCGGCGCCGCCGTCGCCATCGCCCGGCAGCCCGGGCTGCTGGGCGAGCTGGGCAGCATGGCCTTTCGCTTCCAGCTGCCGCGCCTGGCGCTCGCACACCTGCGATGGGAGGACACCCTGACCGGAGTGTTCGTCCTCGGCCTGCCACAGGCCGCCCTGACGCTGGGCAACGCGATCATCACGACGGTCGAGGAGAACAACACCCTGTTCCCGGACCGGCGCATCACCGTCCGCCACGTCGCCGTCGACCACGGGCTCATGAATCTGCTGGGCACCTCGCTGGGCGGGGTCCCGATGTGCCACGGCGCCGGCGGCATGGCCGGCCACGTCCGCTTCGGCGCCCGCACGGGCGGCTCGCTGGTCATCCTCGGCGTCCTCGTGCTCTTCGTGGGCCTCTTCCTGGCGGACTCGGCCGCCACGCTGTTCAAGCTCTTCCCCTCCTCGGTGCTCGGCGCCATCCTCTTCTTCGCGGGGCTCGAGCTTGCGGCGGGCTCGCAGGGCGGCGGCGTCGACAGGAACGACCGCTACGTGTTCCTCGTCACGGCGGGCGTGTCCATGTGGAACATGGGCGCGGGGTACCTCGCCGGATTGCTCCTGTGGCACGCCATCCGGCGGGGCTGGTTGAGGGCGTGA